Proteins encoded together in one Macadamia integrifolia cultivar HAES 741 chromosome 8, SCU_Mint_v3, whole genome shotgun sequence window:
- the LOC122087135 gene encoding protein RDM16-like isoform X2 has translation MQKELSEKLRRIPLLNKGASSDGSPHLGSTNKEEPKAPLSSAVRDQRDIPPTSTSQAKSSITNASTAAMASMKPPTTGLTALPGLTTIPNIEAVKRAQELAAKMGFHQDPEFAPLINMFPGSTATDVAVQQKPSKAPVLRLDALGREIDEHGNVINVPKLTNLSTLKVNINKQKKEAFQILKPELDVDPESNPHFDPGMGINKTKLLRPKRMNFQFVEEGKWSKDAEIIRFKSQFGEAQAKELKTKQAQLAKAKAEPDINPNLIEVSERVVNKEKPKDPIPETEWWDIALLLSGAYDNLSGGSITEDKLKMDKITIYVEHPLPIEPPAEHAPPPPQPLKLTKKEQKKLRTQRRLAKEKDRQEMIRQGLLEPPKPKVKMSNLMKVLGSEATQDPTRLEMEIRSAAAEREQAHVDRNIARKLTPAERREKKERKLFEDPNTLETIVSVYRINDLSHPQTRFKVDVNAQENRLTGCAVISDGISVVVVEGGSKPIKRYGKLMLKRINWATAVGNDDDDDDENEDKPVNKCVLVWQGSAAKPSFNRFLVHQCRTEAAARKLFSDAGVGHYWDLAVNYTDD, from the exons ATGCAAAAGGAGTTGTCGGAAAAGCTGAGAAGGATTCCATTG TTGAATAAAGGTGCAAGCTCAGATGGTAGCCCACATCTTGGATCAACAAACAAGGAGGAACCTAAAGCTCCCTTATCAAGTGCAGTGAGGGACCAACGGGATATCCCGCCTACTTCCACTTCACAGGCAAAATCAAGCATAACAAATGCGTCTACTGCTGCTATGGCTTCTATGAAGCCACCAACCACTGGCTTGACTGCTCTTCCTGGACTTACAACCATACCTAACATTGAAGCTGTAAAACGAGCACAAGAACTTGCTGCAAAGATGGGATTTCACCAGGATCCAGAATTTGCTCCTCTTATAAACATGTTCCCAGGGAGCACTGCGACAGATGTTGCAGTCCAGCAGAAGCCATCGAAAGCCCCTGTTCTCCGTTTGGATGCACTTGGTAGGGAAATCGATGAACATGGAAATGTAATCAATGTGCCTAAACTCACAAATCTCAGCACATTGAAG GTCAACatcaataaacagaaaaaagaagctTTCCAAATTCTTAAACCTGAACTGGATGTTGATCCAGAATCAAATCCTCATTTTGACCCGGGAATGGGCATCAATAAAACCAAGCTGTTGAGGCCTAAGAGGATGAATTTCCAGTTTGTAGAGGAAGGCAAATGGTCGAAGGATGCAGAAATAATTAGATTCAAG AGTCAATTTGGAGAAGCACAAGCTAAAGAGTTGAAGACAAAGCAAGCACAGCTGGCAAAGGCGAAGGCAGAGCCTGatatcaatccaaatttgattGAGGTATCAGAGAGAGTTGTCAACAAGGAAAAACCGAAGGACCCAATCCCTGAAACTGAGTGGTG GGACATAGCACTTTTGCTTTCTGGAGCCTACGACAACTTGAGTGGAGGCAGCATCACTGAAGACAAACTTAAAATGGATAAGATTACAATTTATGTGGAACATCCTCTTCCTATTGAGCCCCCAGCAGAACATGCTCCACCACCTCCACAGCCCCTGAAGCTTACCAAGAAGGAGCAGAAGAAGTTGCGCACACAGAGGCGCTTAGCAAAGGAAAAAGATAGGCAGGAGATGATAAGGCAAGGTCTGTTAGAACCGCCAAAGCCCAAGGTGAAGATGAGCAATCTCATGAAAGTCCTTGGTTCAGAAGCAACTCAAGATCCCACTAGGCTCGAAATGGAGATACGGAGTGCAGCTGCTGAGCGTGAACAAGCCCATGTTGACAGGAACATTGCACGGAAGCTCACACCAGCAGAGCGCCgtgagaagaaagagaggaagctCTTTGAggatccaaatactctagaGACCATTGTTTCGGTGTATCGGATTAATGACCTGTCACACCCACAGACCCGCTTTAAGGTTGATGTCAATGCACAAGAGAACCGCCTCACTGGCTGTGCTGTCATATCAGATGGCATTAGTGTGGTGGTCGTGGAAGGTGGTAGTAAGCCCATCAAGAGGTATGGGAAGTTGATGCTCAAGCGTATTAATTGGGCTACCGCGGTGGGgaatgacgacgatgatgatgatgaaaatgaGGACAAACCAGTCAACAAGTGTGTGTTAGTGTGGCAGGGCAGTGCTGCTAAACCTAGCTTCAACAGGTTTCTTGTTCACC